From the Chloroflexota bacterium genome, one window contains:
- a CDS encoding nitrite/sulfite reductase, protein MAETAQPRHQADIHRESLTLAKKMKNGIIPYMEDEIQTLESNIAKFRAGEYEEKVFIPLRLRQGTYGQRQPDRQMIRVKLPGGIITPEALEAFGEAIEQYAPLKKGHLTTRENLQVHHMKLEDCSGFMRVIAEAGLSSREGCGNTVRNVTGSPLAGICPDETFDPTPYLAAYVRFGLRHPVTQSFPRKWKTSFSGCGKHDEVVTLINDFSFVAKIKDGKKGFKVYIGGGTSIMPRLAKTLYEFIPAEDILRVSLASWTVFNKADMLRKNRMMARIKVLVDKIGIEAVRAQVDEELKSIGPIDPTPYMGVDDIYKETPPAVSKNGHQHHEPDFAAWRKTNVVAQKQKGYYAVYANIPSGDIHTHQYKPLAELLRRYTGGRGIVTPEQNILLRWIPEANLYDVWKGLKALGFANPGVNAVTDVITCPGTDSCKLGITSTMGLGRALMDAMKSWGDLLNDPLIQKVHIKGSGCPNGCGQHHIANIGFHGAAMKGPGGQQVPSYEVFLGGNYGMETHVDGLTFGKRLSGVKVPSKRTPDFVKDVLTYYKENRNPGEEFNPFVARVGLKPFEALAAKHNEIPALGPQSITMYMDWDKTILYKVERGEGECAV, encoded by the coding sequence ATGGCAGAAACAGCGCAACCCAGGCACCAGGCAGACATCCACCGCGAAAGCCTCACCCTGGCGAAAAAGATGAAGAACGGCATCATCCCCTACATGGAGGATGAGATCCAGACCCTGGAGTCCAACATCGCCAAGTTCCGCGCCGGGGAATATGAGGAGAAGGTCTTTATCCCCCTGCGCCTGCGCCAGGGCACCTACGGCCAGCGCCAGCCGGACCGCCAGATGATCCGCGTGAAGCTCCCCGGCGGCATCATCACACCGGAGGCATTGGAGGCCTTTGGCGAAGCCATCGAACAGTACGCGCCCCTCAAGAAGGGCCACCTGACCACCAGGGAGAATCTTCAGGTCCATCACATGAAGCTGGAGGACTGCTCCGGCTTCATGCGCGTCATCGCCGAGGCAGGCCTCAGCAGCCGCGAAGGATGCGGCAATACCGTCCGTAACGTCACCGGCTCGCCCCTCGCGGGCATCTGCCCGGATGAGACCTTCGACCCCACACCTTACCTGGCGGCCTATGTGCGCTTCGGCCTACGCCACCCCGTCACCCAGAGCTTCCCCCGCAAGTGGAAGACCTCCTTCTCCGGGTGCGGGAAGCACGATGAAGTCGTCACCCTGATCAACGACTTCTCCTTCGTCGCCAAGATCAAGGACGGCAAGAAGGGCTTCAAGGTCTACATCGGCGGCGGCACCTCCATCATGCCCCGCCTGGCCAAGACGCTCTATGAGTTCATCCCGGCGGAGGATATCCTGCGCGTCTCCCTGGCCTCCTGGACCGTCTTCAACAAGGCGGACATGCTGCGCAAGAACCGCATGATGGCCCGCATCAAAGTCTTGGTGGACAAGATCGGCATCGAGGCCGTGCGCGCTCAAGTGGATGAAGAGCTCAAGAGCATCGGCCCCATTGACCCCACTCCCTACATGGGCGTGGACGATATCTACAAGGAGACGCCCCCAGCGGTCTCCAAGAACGGCCACCAGCACCACGAGCCGGACTTCGCCGCCTGGAGAAAGACCAACGTCGTCGCCCAGAAGCAGAAGGGCTACTACGCCGTCTACGCCAACATCCCCTCCGGCGATATCCACACCCACCAGTACAAGCCCCTCGCCGAGCTCCTTCGCAGATACACAGGCGGGCGCGGCATCGTCACGCCGGAGCAGAACATCCTCCTGCGCTGGATCCCGGAAGCGAACCTCTACGATGTCTGGAAGGGCCTCAAGGCCCTCGGCTTCGCGAATCCGGGCGTCAACGCCGTCACGGACGTGATCACCTGCCCTGGAACGGATAGCTGCAAGCTCGGCATCACGTCAACCATGGGGCTCGGGCGCGCCCTCATGGATGCGATGAAGTCCTGGGGCGATCTCCTGAACGATCCCCTGATCCAGAAGGTTCACATCAAGGGGAGCGGCTGCCCCAACGGCTGCGGCCAGCACCACATCGCCAACATCGGCTTCCACGGCGCGGCCATGAAGGGTCCCGGCGGCCAGCAGGTCCCCTCGTACGAAGTCTTCCTCGGCGGCAACTACGGCATGGAGACCCACGTGGACGGCCTCACCTTCGGCAAGCGCCTCTCCGGCGTGAAGGTTCCCTCCAAGCGCACGCCGGACTTCGTGAAAGACGTCCTCACCTACTACAAGGAGAACCGGAACCCTGGCGAAGAGTTCAATCCCTTCGTAGCGCGCGTGGGCCTCAAGCCCTTTGAAGCCCTTGCCGCCAAGCACAACGAGATTCCCGCCCTTGGCCCCCAGAGCATCACCATGTACATGGATTGGGACAAGACCATCCTCTACAAGGTGGAGCGCGGCGAAGGCGAGTGCGCGGTCTAG
- a CDS encoding phosphoadenylyl-sulfate reductase has protein sequence MATVEKITQENIGGYAKRMEKAEPQELLSWAINRFHPRLLLACSFGGASGMVLLDMAVKLKHDVRVFYLDTDFLFPETYETLRKVEAKYGIKVEAYKSEYTPDQQAAKFGPELWKRDPDKCCDLRKVEPNRKAMATVDAWITGLRKDQSKSREATPVLQWDEGFDVVKVNPLASWTEDQAWHYVRDHKIIVNPLLGRGFKSIGCTYCTRITKPGEDARAGRWEGFEKDECGLHVAPKAKAPKAN, from the coding sequence ATGGCGACTGTGGAAAAGATCACGCAAGAGAACATCGGCGGATACGCCAAGCGCATGGAGAAGGCGGAGCCTCAGGAGCTGCTCTCCTGGGCTATCAACCGGTTCCATCCCCGGCTGCTCCTCGCCTGCTCCTTCGGCGGCGCATCAGGCATGGTGCTACTGGATATGGCGGTGAAGCTCAAGCACGATGTCCGCGTCTTCTACCTGGACACAGACTTCCTCTTTCCTGAGACGTACGAGACGCTCCGCAAGGTGGAGGCCAAGTACGGCATCAAGGTGGAGGCCTATAAGTCCGAGTACACGCCGGACCAGCAGGCGGCCAAGTTCGGTCCGGAGCTGTGGAAGCGCGACCCGGACAAGTGCTGCGACCTGCGCAAGGTGGAGCCCAACCGCAAGGCCATGGCCACGGTGGACGCCTGGATCACCGGCCTCCGGAAAGACCAGTCTAAATCGCGCGAGGCCACGCCCGTCCTCCAGTGGGATGAAGGCTTTGACGTGGTGAAGGTGAACCCCCTGGCCTCCTGGACGGAAGACCAAGCCTGGCACTACGTTCGCGACCACAAAATCATCGTGAACCCGCTTCTTGGCCGGGGCTTTAAGAGCATCGGCTGCACCTACTGCACCCGAATCACCAAGCCGGGCGAAGATGCCCGCGCCGGGCGCTGGGAAGGGTTCGAGAAGGACGAATGCGGCCTGCACGTGGCCCCAAAAGCAAAAGCGCCGAAGGCGAACTAG
- the cobA gene encoding uroporphyrinogen-III C-methyltransferase, with protein MTATHPASPGTVYLVGAGPGDPGLITVRGRQLLQQADVVIYDRLVDSRLLRYAKPGAERISVGKARGAHSATQESINDLLVRKAKEGKVVVRLKGGDPFVFGRGGEEAEALAQAGIRFAIVPGISSAIAAPAYAGIPVTHREASSSFTVVSGTGLPNATDARRRFTTADGTIVALMAWEGLEELTAALLREGRSPETPAALVQWGTEPHQRVVTATLGDIRQRGLEANLTAPVVLVVGEVVRLRKRLAWFEERPLFGRRILVTSSRQQASGLIQRLEEAGAMAVDVPLLEFTLLEKNPILDRAIAELSRYGWLVFSSPVGVEFFFARLKALGKDSRALAGAKVCAIGSATVAALNARGIEPDAVPADFSIAAVTAAVQEHATAGEQVLLHRAEEGGKSLGEAFAQMGARVREVDLYATKIPPGVEADLKAALANGVDAVTLTSSAAVYSLTSLAGSGGLSLGKSLLACLGPATAQSAKQQGLQVDVLPERHTTQALVEALSARFKNRD; from the coding sequence ATGACGGCCACACATCCCGCCTCTCCCGGCACCGTCTATCTCGTCGGCGCAGGCCCCGGCGATCCCGGGCTTATCACCGTGCGCGGCCGGCAGCTCCTCCAGCAGGCCGACGTGGTTATCTATGACCGCCTGGTGGACTCCAGGCTCCTGCGTTATGCCAAGCCCGGCGCCGAGCGCATCAGCGTCGGCAAGGCCCGCGGCGCACACTCGGCGACTCAGGAAAGCATCAACGACCTCCTGGTCCGGAAGGCCAAGGAAGGGAAGGTTGTCGTCCGGCTCAAAGGCGGCGACCCTTTCGTCTTCGGAAGAGGCGGTGAGGAGGCGGAGGCGCTGGCCCAGGCGGGCATCCGCTTCGCCATCGTCCCCGGCATCAGCTCGGCCATCGCGGCTCCCGCCTATGCCGGGATCCCCGTCACGCACCGGGAGGCGTCATCCTCCTTTACCGTCGTCAGCGGCACCGGCCTGCCCAACGCCACAGACGCTCGCAGGCGCTTCACCACAGCCGATGGCACCATCGTGGCCCTTATGGCCTGGGAAGGGCTGGAAGAGCTTACAGCGGCGCTGCTGCGCGAGGGCCGCAGCCCTGAGACACCGGCGGCCCTGGTCCAGTGGGGCACGGAGCCGCACCAGCGTGTTGTGACGGCCACCCTGGGGGACATCCGACAGCGCGGGCTGGAGGCGAATCTGACCGCGCCCGTCGTCCTCGTCGTCGGGGAAGTCGTCCGCCTTCGCAAGCGCCTCGCCTGGTTCGAAGAGCGACCGCTGTTCGGCAGGCGCATCCTGGTCACGTCATCGCGGCAACAGGCGAGCGGCCTCATCCAGCGCCTGGAAGAGGCGGGCGCGATGGCGGTGGACGTGCCTCTGCTGGAGTTCACGCTTCTTGAGAAGAATCCCATCCTCGATCGCGCCATCGCCGAGCTCTCCCGCTACGGCTGGCTCGTCTTCTCCAGCCCCGTCGGCGTGGAGTTCTTCTTCGCCAGGCTTAAGGCCCTTGGCAAAGATAGCCGCGCCTTGGCGGGAGCAAAGGTCTGCGCCATCGGCTCAGCGACGGTTGCGGCGCTGAACGCCCGAGGCATCGAGCCTGACGCCGTGCCCGCCGATTTCAGCATCGCAGCGGTGACGGCCGCCGTTCAAGAGCACGCTACAGCAGGGGAACAGGTCCTGCTGCACCGGGCGGAAGAGGGAGGCAAGAGCCTAGGCGAGGCCTTTGCCCAGATGGGCGCGCGGGTACGGGAAGTGGATCTGTACGCCACCAAGATTCCGCCGGGGGTTGAGGCTGACCTGAAAGCAGCATTGGCGAACGGGGTAGACGCCGTGACGCTTACAAGTTCGGCGGCCGTCTACAGTCTCACATCGCTCGCGGGCAGCGGAGGCCTCTCCCTAGGGAAGTCGCTCCTTGCATGCCTCGGCCCGGCCACGGCGCAGAGCGCGAAACAGCAGGGGCTCCAGGTGGACGTCCTTCCGGAACGCCACACGACCCAGGCCCTAGTTGAGGCGCTTTCGGCCCGCTTCAAGAACCGGGACTAG
- a CDS encoding bifunctional precorrin-2 dehydrogenase/sirohydrochlorin ferrochelatase — MPRNYPVFLTLRGRKCLVIGGGEVATHKALGLLECDANVTVISPSATPALRDLAKSGAITLIQRPYLPGDLKGAYLAIAATSAADVNRDIAKEAESRRVLLNIVDVQDLGDFFTPAVVQRGQVTIAISTSGASPALARKLREELATANALQWADLSDVLSAARLELRKRKLKAIPKRWQEAITPDLLALVRSGESQKALAKVLHALTKETVKEAAR, encoded by the coding sequence ATGCCCAGGAACTACCCCGTCTTCCTCACCCTTCGGGGGCGCAAGTGCCTTGTCATCGGCGGCGGCGAAGTGGCGACCCATAAGGCGCTCGGCCTGCTGGAGTGCGATGCGAACGTGACCGTCATCAGCCCCTCCGCCACGCCTGCCCTGCGCGACCTGGCGAAAAGCGGCGCGATAACCCTTATCCAGCGCCCCTATCTCCCCGGCGACCTGAAGGGCGCCTACCTTGCCATCGCGGCGACGAGCGCCGCCGATGTGAACCGGGACATCGCGAAAGAGGCGGAATCGCGGCGCGTGCTCTTGAACATCGTTGACGTGCAAGATCTCGGGGATTTCTTCACCCCTGCCGTAGTCCAGCGCGGCCAGGTGACTATCGCTATCTCCACCAGCGGGGCAAGCCCGGCCCTGGCCCGCAAGCTCCGGGAGGAGCTTGCCACGGCGAACGCCCTCCAGTGGGCAGACCTGTCCGACGTCCTCTCCGCCGCACGCCTCGAGCTGCGCAAGCGCAAACTCAAGGCCATCCCCAAGCGCTGGCAGGAGGCCATCACGCCTGACCTGCTCGCCCTGGTTCGATCAGGCGAATCCCAAAAGGCCCTTGCCAAGGTGCTCCATGCGCTGACCAAAGAGACGGTCAAGGAGGCGGCGCGATGA